A DNA window from Brassica napus cultivar Da-Ae chromosome C1, Da-Ae, whole genome shotgun sequence contains the following coding sequences:
- the LOC125580193 gene encoding uncharacterized protein LOC125580193: MGDSVPLKLALPELKYPIGSQPKQKSAINQYSGSEYISIVDSILKPDEMIRVRGSFLGPIMKLSERGLKLSAKMVYAILTRSIVSVKENEAWFHFGAQPMRFSIREFHMMTGLKCSGALEGPRRETDRFNWELLKGRSHKLSDVVEQLRNTREDASEERVCLAMLILVESILLRKSKGGSFPLEYAKNAQDMTYPWGKEAYIVLLKSIQNAVANHLENKSKFELQGYPLVFLLWILESIPLLRNKFSKCVPTVEVPGPTYLCEKYTDVENPSLDRVLQVEADTKLKVHCILPSIPHDPEDDISIEDKYSDELETLKDVTKKGYKLTADDWENRCVDTFETLDALIQMMANKETGQASTPIDEDSVNEKVNRIIEVMEENLKSMKDRMSLLEEENMHLRARVSELEGNNNVFPTNVTQQRSSGTPLSPMSHTQPSSETPLSPMSQQPNLTHEVCNQ; this comes from the exons atgggAGATTCAGTACCTCTAAAACTAGCACTGCCAGAGCTGAAGTATCCTATTGGTTCACAGCCAAAGCAAAAGTCAGCAATCAACCAATATTCCGGCTCAGAGTATATCTCCATTGTTGACAGCATCCTAAAACCAGATGAGATGATAAGAGTCCGAGGATCATTTCTGGGACCTATAATGAAGCTCAGTGAGAGAGGATTGAAGTTATCAGCAAAGATGGTCTACGCCATTCTCACTAGAAGCATCGTTTCTGTCAAGGAGAATGAAGCCTGGTTCCATTTCGGTGCGCAGCCAATGAGGTTCTCTATAAGAGAATTTCATATGATGACAGGCTTGAAATGTAGTGGTGCATTAGAAGGACCACGAAGGGAAACCGATAGATTTAATTGGGAATTGCTAAAGGGGCGTAGTCATAAGTTAAGTGACGTGGTGGAACAGCtcagaaacacaagagaagatgcTTCTGAGGAGAGAGTATGCCTCGCAATGCTCATCCTGGTAGAGAGCATATTATTGCGGAAGAGCAAAGGAGGGAGTTTTCCTTTGGAATATGCGAAAAATGCACAGGATATGACATATCCATGGGGGAAAGAGGCTTACATTGTGCTCCTGAAGTCAATTCAAAACGCTGTCGCGAATCATTTGGAGAATAAATCCAAATTTGagttgcaaggttatcctctagTATTCCTTCTTTGGATACTAGAGTCGATTCCTTTGCTAAGGAATAAGTTCAGTAAGTGTGTACCAACAGTTGAGGTTCCTGGGCCGACTTACTTGTGTGAAAAATACACTGACGTAGAGAATCCATCACTTGATAGGGTTTTACAGGTTGAAGCTGATACAAAG CTGAAGGTCCATTGCATACTACCTTCTATTCCTCATGATCCAGAAGATGATATCTCCATTGAAGACAAATATAGTGACGAGCTGGAAACACTGAAAGATGTAACAAAGAAAGGGTACAAGCTTACAGCCGATGACTGGGAAAATAGGTGTGTAGACACATTTGAAACATTGGATGCTCTTATTCAAATGATGGCAAATAAGGAGACTGGCCAAGCTTCTACTCCGATTGATGAGGATTCAGtaaatgaaaaagtgaacaggatCATCGAGGTAATGGAGGAGAATCTGAAGAGCATGAAGGATCGAATGTCATTACTGGAAGAAGAAAACATGCATCTTAGAGCCCGTGTGTCAGAGTTGGAAGGAAACAACAATGTTTTTCCCACTAACGTGACACAACAG CGATCCAGTGGgacacctttatctccaatgtctcacacgcaaccatcgagtgagacgcctttatctccaatgtctcaacagcctaatttgacacatgaggtatgtaaccaataa